In a genomic window of Halobiforma lacisalsi AJ5:
- a CDS encoding BtpA/SgcQ family protein has translation MTTPSQPRFLERFDVARPVIGMIHLPPLPGAPGFDGDRGFIRERALADARRLVAGGVDGIVLENFGDAPFHPDSVPKHVVAEMTAVAAAVRREVDVPLGVNVLRNDAEAALSIAAAVDAAFVRINVHVGTAATDQGVLEGQAHETMRLRERLEADVAVLADVHVKHATPVGDAGVERAARETVGRGRADGVLVSGSGTGREAALEDVRRVAAAVPETPVLVGSGVTAETVGDCLEAGADGVVVGTALKDGGETTNAVDPERVGRVVTAAREASTND, from the coding sequence ATGACCACTCCATCGCAGCCGCGATTCCTCGAGCGGTTCGACGTCGCTCGTCCGGTGATCGGCATGATACACCTGCCGCCGCTGCCCGGCGCACCGGGGTTCGACGGCGACCGCGGGTTCATCCGGGAGCGGGCGCTTGCCGACGCACGTCGGCTCGTCGCCGGCGGCGTCGACGGGATCGTTCTCGAGAACTTCGGCGACGCGCCGTTTCACCCCGATTCCGTGCCGAAACACGTCGTCGCGGAGATGACCGCCGTCGCCGCCGCGGTTCGACGCGAGGTCGACGTCCCACTCGGCGTCAACGTCCTCCGGAACGACGCCGAGGCAGCGCTGTCGATCGCGGCGGCGGTCGACGCCGCGTTCGTCCGGATCAACGTCCACGTCGGGACGGCCGCGACCGATCAAGGCGTCCTCGAGGGGCAGGCACACGAAACGATGCGACTGCGGGAGCGACTCGAGGCCGACGTCGCGGTCCTCGCGGACGTCCACGTCAAGCACGCCACCCCAGTCGGCGACGCTGGCGTCGAACGCGCCGCACGCGAGACGGTCGGACGGGGCCGGGCCGACGGCGTCCTCGTCTCCGGGTCGGGGACCGGACGGGAAGCGGCGCTCGAGGACGTGCGCCGGGTCGCTGCGGCCGTGCCGGAGACGCCGGTACTGGTCGGCAGCGGCGTCACCGCAGAGACCGTCGGCGACTGTCTCGAGGCGGGCGCGGACGGGGTCGTCGTGGGGACGGCGCTGAAAGACGGCGGCGAGACGACGAACGCGGTGGACCCGGAGCGAGTGGGGAGGGTCGTGACGGCGGCCCGGGAGGCGAGCACGAACGACTGA
- a CDS encoding plastocyanin/azurin family copper-binding protein, translated as MTVDEGSRRTFLKAAGAAGATALVAGCSGNDGDGDGEDETENGTEDEDDGGSDGFEIDPGTQIELDGQTAGWEGLAPGDIEGEQNPTLILQEGEDYEIGWTQGDGSQHNIEIRTDGGDVVDDLSTEQVAEPEDQWLEFTASSEMASYVCDPHETTMIGDIVVE; from the coding sequence ATGACCGTTGACGAAGGGAGCCGTCGAACGTTCCTGAAAGCAGCCGGCGCGGCGGGGGCGACCGCGCTCGTGGCCGGCTGTTCGGGTAACGACGGGGACGGCGACGGCGAGGACGAGACGGAGAACGGTACCGAAGACGAAGACGACGGCGGTTCCGACGGGTTCGAGATCGATCCCGGCACGCAGATCGAACTCGACGGCCAGACCGCCGGTTGGGAAGGACTCGCCCCCGGCGATATCGAAGGCGAGCAGAACCCGACGCTGATCCTGCAGGAGGGCGAAGACTACGAGATCGGCTGGACCCAGGGCGACGGGTCCCAGCACAACATCGAGATCCGTACCGACGGCGGCGATGTCGTCGACGACCTCTCGACGGAGCAGGTCGCCGAACCCGAGGATCAGTGGCTCGAGTTCACGGCCAGCAGCGAGATGGCCAGTTACGTCTGCGATCCCCACGAGACCACGATGATCGGGGACATCGTCGTCGAGTAG
- a CDS encoding mechanosensitive ion channel family protein, with protein sequence MAGRHFRLHVLQSSLRPEPVPRIQDAYLGSLQSQLLATVAIVALAAGMVLGISRLRPTVERRFGSQKGEIVSILALATVIGATVYALSVVWRVTFVLWITFRTMTFGRWVAAQQLVTFALIATAYLAIRAVNRSIDKAAETKAITKHQSEVAHHVADVAIVSFVSVVILTLWGIDLTNVFIGAGALTALVALTARETLAAMLAGFILLFSRPFRVGDWIEVNETDGIVTDVTIFTTKIQTFDDTHVLVPNDEVTDSQLVNYSRNDQLRIDLEVGVDYDADLEHARSVAVEAVGGVEQIKDTPAPQAVARRFGDSAILLEVHLWIGDPTKRREHDARTAALESIHAAFDREGIDIPFPQRIHAARNDSLRVATSGTENDRPASTLGE encoded by the coding sequence ATGGCCGGTCGTCACTTTCGTCTTCACGTCTTGCAGTCTTCGCTCCGTCCCGAGCCGGTTCCGCGCATCCAGGACGCGTATCTCGGTTCCCTCCAGAGCCAACTGCTCGCGACGGTAGCCATCGTTGCCCTCGCGGCCGGTATGGTCCTCGGAATCTCGCGACTACGGCCCACCGTCGAGCGGCGGTTTGGCTCACAGAAGGGGGAAATCGTGTCGATCCTCGCGCTCGCGACGGTCATCGGCGCGACCGTGTACGCGCTCAGCGTCGTCTGGCGCGTGACGTTCGTGCTCTGGATCACGTTCCGGACGATGACGTTCGGTCGGTGGGTCGCGGCCCAGCAACTCGTCACCTTCGCGCTTATCGCAACGGCGTATCTCGCCATCAGGGCCGTCAACAGGTCGATCGACAAGGCAGCCGAGACGAAAGCGATCACGAAACACCAGAGCGAGGTCGCCCACCACGTCGCCGATGTGGCCATCGTCTCGTTCGTCAGCGTGGTGATCCTCACGCTGTGGGGGATCGACCTGACGAACGTCTTCATCGGCGCCGGCGCGCTTACGGCCCTCGTCGCGCTTACCGCCCGTGAGACCCTCGCCGCGATGCTGGCCGGGTTCATCCTGCTTTTTTCGCGGCCGTTCCGCGTCGGCGACTGGATCGAGGTCAACGAGACCGACGGGATCGTCACCGACGTCACTATCTTCACGACCAAGATCCAGACGTTCGACGACACCCACGTTCTCGTCCCGAACGACGAGGTGACCGACAGCCAACTCGTCAACTACTCGCGCAACGACCAGCTCCGGATCGACCTCGAGGTCGGCGTCGATTACGACGCGGACCTCGAGCACGCGCGCTCGGTGGCCGTCGAGGCCGTCGGCGGGGTCGAACAGATCAAGGATACGCCGGCACCGCAGGCGGTCGCCAGGCGGTTCGGCGACTCCGCGATCCTCCTCGAGGTCCACCTCTGGATCGGCGACCCGACGAAACGCCGGGAACACGACGCCCGGACCGCGGCGCTCGAGTCGATCCACGCGGCGTTCGACCGCGAGGGGATCGACATTCCGTTCCCCCAGCGGATCCACGCGGCTCGGAACGACTCCCTCCGGGTTGCGACTTCCGGTACCGAGAACGACCGTCCCGCGTCGACGCTGGGGGAGTGA
- a CDS encoding zinc ribbon domain-containing protein — translation MSGDEPVAPEAVPDPLVERLVALDVPELRAVRTYVERLLDYARPPLTDRIRAEASGELLEIDDHGGSALVRKRPPNQEESDADPGIVSLYRVTRERHIGGEETLHWSFLGDVRNPTLTDCDHCGGSVDEHAETCPHCGSELPDSNREGER, via the coding sequence ATGAGTGGAGATGAGCCGGTAGCACCGGAGGCGGTACCCGATCCGCTCGTCGAGCGCCTCGTCGCGCTCGACGTTCCGGAACTGCGCGCGGTTCGGACGTACGTCGAGCGACTGCTCGATTACGCCCGTCCGCCGCTGACCGACCGGATCCGGGCCGAGGCGTCGGGCGAACTGCTCGAGATCGACGACCACGGCGGCTCCGCTCTGGTTCGTAAACGCCCGCCGAACCAGGAGGAATCCGACGCGGACCCTGGGATCGTCTCGCTCTACCGCGTGACTCGAGAGCGTCACATCGGCGGGGAGGAGACGTTGCACTGGTCGTTCCTGGGCGACGTGCGAAACCCGACGCTCACCGACTGTGACCACTGCGGCGGTTCGGTGGACGAGCACGCCGAGACCTGCCCACACTGCGGCAGCGAACTCCCCGATTCGAACCGGGAGGGGGAACGATGA
- a CDS encoding NADH:flavin oxidoreductase/NADH oxidase yields the protein MSDLFSPLSLRDCEIPNRIAVSPMCQYSCDPDGLPTEWHRVHLGSRAVGGAGIVMTEATAVSPEGRITPHDLGIWSDEHAEALRPITEFVREQGSVPAIQLAHAGHKASKTRPWDGNVPIAPDEIDPDGADGWEVLSPSPDAYPPFSGDRPAMRKATQDDIEGVIEAYRDAAERSLEAGFEIAEVHAAHGYLLHEFLSPVTNRREDDYGGSFEDRTRLLREVVRAVRDVWPEGKPVFVRISGTDWLEDRDSWDVDQSVRLADDLAELGVDLIDVSSGGLHPEQDAPGGPNFQVPLAEAVRQGSDAAVGAVGGITEPEQADALVRNDRTDLVLVGREFLRDPYFGLRAAEDLETDAPEEWPIQYRRAVR from the coding sequence ATGAGTGACCTTTTCTCTCCGCTGTCGCTGCGGGACTGCGAGATACCCAACCGGATCGCGGTCTCGCCGATGTGTCAGTACTCCTGTGACCCCGACGGGCTGCCGACCGAGTGGCACCGCGTCCACCTCGGCAGTCGGGCCGTCGGCGGCGCGGGCATCGTGATGACCGAAGCGACCGCCGTCTCGCCCGAGGGACGGATCACGCCCCACGACCTCGGGATCTGGAGCGACGAGCACGCCGAAGCCCTGCGGCCGATCACCGAGTTCGTCCGTGAGCAGGGGAGCGTACCGGCGATCCAGCTCGCCCACGCGGGTCACAAGGCCAGCAAGACCCGTCCGTGGGACGGCAACGTTCCCATCGCCCCGGACGAGATCGACCCCGACGGCGCGGACGGCTGGGAAGTTCTCTCCCCTTCGCCCGACGCGTACCCGCCGTTCTCGGGTGATCGACCCGCCATGCGGAAGGCGACCCAGGACGACATCGAGGGCGTGATCGAGGCCTACCGCGACGCCGCCGAGCGCTCGCTCGAGGCCGGCTTCGAGATCGCGGAGGTTCACGCCGCCCACGGCTACCTGCTCCACGAGTTCCTCTCGCCGGTCACGAACCGCCGCGAGGACGACTACGGGGGGAGCTTCGAGGACCGAACGCGGCTCCTCCGGGAGGTCGTCCGGGCCGTCCGCGACGTCTGGCCCGAGGGGAAGCCGGTCTTCGTCCGCATCTCCGGGACGGACTGGCTCGAGGACCGCGACTCCTGGGACGTCGACCAGTCGGTTCGGCTGGCGGACGACCTCGCCGAGCTGGGTGTCGACCTGATCGACGTCAGTTCCGGCGGGCTCCACCCCGAGCAGGACGCGCCGGGCGGGCCGAACTTTCAGGTGCCGCTGGCCGAAGCGGTTCGCCAGGGGTCGGATGCGGCCGTCGGTGCCGTCGGCGGGATCACCGAACCCGAACAGGCCGACGCGCTCGTGCGAAACGACCGCACGGACCTCGTGCTGGTCGGTCGCGAGTTCCTCCGGGATCCGTACTTCGGGCTCCGGGCAGCCGAGGACCTCGAGACGGACGCTCCCGAGGAGTGGCCGATCCAGTACCGGCGAGCGGTCCGGTAG
- a CDS encoding thioredoxin family protein: MVQRESNTDLEAGDPAPAFELEGVDGETYTLKSFADDEALLVVFTCNHCPYAQAKFDLLNELAAEYDDVSVVGINPNDAEEYPEDSLETMREYVADGRIQYDAYLRDESQEVAEAYGAECTPDPFLFERADGEFRLVYQGRLDDALNPDDEATRYHIREAIDAVLAGEGVDLEWRPSRGCSIKWRDE; the protein is encoded by the coding sequence ATGGTCCAACGGGAGTCAAACACCGACCTCGAGGCCGGCGACCCCGCCCCGGCGTTCGAACTCGAGGGGGTCGACGGCGAGACGTACACGCTCAAGTCGTTCGCGGACGACGAGGCGCTGCTGGTGGTGTTTACCTGCAACCACTGTCCGTACGCACAGGCGAAGTTCGACCTCCTGAACGAACTCGCGGCCGAGTACGACGACGTCTCGGTCGTCGGGATCAACCCCAACGACGCCGAGGAGTACCCGGAGGATTCCCTCGAGACGATGCGCGAGTACGTCGCGGACGGCCGGATCCAGTACGACGCGTACCTCCGGGACGAGAGCCAGGAGGTCGCCGAAGCCTACGGCGCGGAATGCACACCCGATCCGTTCCTCTTCGAACGGGCCGACGGCGAGTTCCGACTCGTCTACCAGGGTCGACTCGACGACGCCCTGAATCCCGACGACGAGGCGACGCGGTATCACATCCGCGAGGCCATCGACGCGGTCCTCGCCGGCGAGGGGGTCGACCTCGAGTGGCGACCCTCCAGGGGCTGTTCGATCAAGTGGCGCGACGAGTAG
- a CDS encoding Lrp/AsnC family transcriptional regulator — protein sequence MGDRIDDVDEQILYYLSREARHTSAPDIAEKVDVSAPTVRNRIRRLEEEGIIEGYHAHVNYERADRLLTDLFVCSTTATDRQKLAQQVLDVPGVINVREAMSGKGDLRIKAVGTDTDDLTRIAQDITSLGVEIDDEDLLRREHFRPYARFGPRETEPISPVTGVAGLAGGADVIEVVVKEGAPIAGKTLERANEDGFIPSDVLVVRIDRDERAITPAGETTIEEGDFVTVHSRSGISEETLDAFTGERERVPETGD from the coding sequence ATGGGCGACCGCATCGATGACGTGGACGAACAGATCCTCTACTACCTCTCCCGGGAGGCACGGCACACGTCCGCACCGGACATCGCCGAGAAGGTAGACGTCTCCGCCCCGACCGTCCGGAACCGGATCCGGCGTCTCGAGGAGGAGGGCATCATCGAGGGGTACCACGCCCACGTGAACTACGAACGGGCCGACAGGCTCCTGACCGACCTGTTCGTGTGCAGTACGACGGCGACCGACCGACAGAAACTGGCCCAGCAGGTGCTCGACGTCCCCGGTGTCATCAACGTTCGGGAGGCCATGTCGGGCAAGGGCGACCTCCGGATCAAGGCAGTCGGCACGGACACGGACGACCTCACGCGTATCGCCCAGGACATCACGTCCCTCGGGGTCGAGATCGACGACGAGGATCTGCTCCGGCGGGAGCACTTTCGGCCCTACGCCCGGTTCGGCCCGAGGGAGACGGAACCGATCTCGCCGGTGACCGGCGTCGCCGGGCTCGCGGGAGGCGCGGACGTGATCGAGGTCGTCGTCAAGGAGGGGGCGCCCATCGCCGGCAAAACCCTCGAGCGGGCCAACGAGGACGGGTTCATCCCCTCGGACGTGCTGGTGGTCCGGATCGACCGGGACGAGCGGGCGATCACGCCCGCCGGGGAGACGACCATCGAGGAGGGCGACTTCGTGACGGTCCACTCCCGGTCGGGCATCTCGGAGGAGACCCTGGACGCGTTTACCGGGGAACGGGAACGAGTGCCGGAAACCGGAGACTGA